Genomic DNA from Nitratidesulfovibrio vulgaris str. Hildenborough:
GATATGACCTTGCTGGTGCACGACAACCAGATATACGGGCTCACGAAGGGACAAGCCAGCCCCACGACCGGGGAGGGACAAGTCACCAAAAGCCAGCCCGGTGGGGTCACAAGTGCACCGTTCAACCCTGTTGCCGTGGCTGTGGCCATGCGTTGCGGGTTCGTCGCCCGCTCGTTCTCCGGCAATGTCGAGCACTTGCAGGCCATGATCGAGGCGGCGGTGCGACACCGGGGCTTTTCGCTGGTCGACATCTTCTCGCCGTGCGTGTCGTTCAACAAGGTGAATACGTTCGGATGGTATCGGCAACGATGCCGGGAGATTGACGCCAGCCACGACCCTACGGACTGGAACGCTGCGATGCGGATTGCCGACACCTTCGGGGACGTGTTGCCCATAGGGGTCATCTACAGGAATGAGCGTCCGCCACTGGATGAACGCGTATCACATGTCGCAAAGGGGCCGCTGGGTCGGCAGGCGGTACGTCATGACGTGCTGCGCGACATCATGGCGTCGTATATGTGACCCGTTGCGGTGCGAGATGCCCGGCGGCTGCCATAGCCGATGTTTGCCATAGTCGGTGGTTGCCATAGTCGGCGCCGGGGGAT
This window encodes:
- a CDS encoding 2-oxoacid:ferredoxin oxidoreductase subunit beta: MTTTIESLGTFETSWCPGCGNHDIMKALRQAIVGLGLEAHKVAHVSGIGQAAKAPHYIRLNGFNGLHGRSLPPAQAIRLCNSELTVIAQSGDGCNYGEGGNHFLAAIRRNVDMTLLVHDNQIYGLTKGQASPTTGEGQVTKSQPGGVTSAPFNPVAVAVAMRCGFVARSFSGNVEHLQAMIEAAVRHRGFSLVDIFSPCVSFNKVNTFGWYRQRCREIDASHDPTDWNAAMRIADTFGDVLPIGVIYRNERPPLDERVSHVAKGPLGRQAVRHDVLRDIMASYM